The genomic DNA CGAGTTATacctgtatttaaaaaaagtgaaagtaCTGAGTTAGGTAATTATCGACCCATATCAATGCTGACCTGCTTGTCTAAAGTACTTCAGAAATTGATATTTGTTCGTACGACGAAATTCTTTAATTTGCATTAATTATTTCATCCCTTGCAATTTGGTTTTCGTAAAAATCATGATACTACACATGCATTATTAACAATAGTTGATAAGATTGCCAGCGGAATCGACAAGTTTCAACATACTGTTGGGGTGTTCCTGGACTTCTGCAAGGCTTTTGATACCATTAATCATGAACTTAATTACTATGGAGTCAGGGGAATAGCCTTGGAATGGTTCAGGAACTACCTagacaatagaaaacaatttgtctCTTTCGAAAATTTTAACTCCGAAAGAAAACTTGTTATTTGTGGGGTTCCGCAGGGCTCTATTTTGGGTCCCCTactttttcttatatatttatgaatgatttttgtAAGTCCTCCGATAATTTATCCTTTATTCTGTTTGCTGACGATTCTAATATGTTTTTCTCCCATAAGGATCCACGCCCTTTGCTTGCCACCATTAATCACGAACTGGAACATGTATCTGAATGGATCAAAGCTAATAAACTATCCCTTAAtctcaaaaaaaaacaaattatatgcTCTTTAGTAATTTCATAGATGAACTTCCAGGTAATATGATTTTCGAAAATACTAATTTACAAAGAGTTGGCAGTACTAAATTTCTTGGGGTAACCATTGTTAATAATCTTTCCTGGAAACAACACATTGATCacatttgtaaaattatttcGAGAAATATTGGTATCATAagcaaagtaattttttttctttcccactcatatactatttaatttgtatttaactTTGATCCTGCCTCATTTAAAGTACGGTATAACAGCATGGGGGAATTGTGCTGACTGCCTCCTGAACAGAAtgttacttttgcagaaaaaggCTATTCGCATTGTTTGTCATGCAGATTTTCGTTCACACACACTGACGAACTtttctataaatataatattttaaagattggtgacTTGTATTGATACACTCTCGGAAAACTCATGTATAGTttagataaaaatgaacttCCAAATATCGTTTATTCCATGTTTACTAAAAATgtcgatattcatcattatcctaCTAGGTCCACGGGCTCTTTCATCCACCAATAGCTAGAACCATCcttttgaataaaacatttatttttacaggtaTCAAACTTTGGAACTCCCTTATAGAATCATTATGTAACAAACCAACACATTTAAGTTTCAGTCAAGGATTAAATAAATTTATTCTTGGATATACACCCCAGAACTCAAACATTTCTGTGTAAGCAGCTACCACATCttgttcttcttcccttcttattttcttccttcttctgtttccccctccctctcacatttctttttgttCTCTCCCTATCACCTTAATGTCTAgttctatttcttttctttttttcctgtttgtctatgttttgtagtgtgttttgttttattttttttgctgtcttgttttgttctttccttttgtGGTTTGTGtgccatttttgtttttgttttgttttcagaaTTCGTCCTGTCTTGTCCAAGTGATTGTCTGTTCACACACTCCTGTACTCATGTTTTTTTATACAGCAGGGGcatgatataatatttttttgttaattgtaGCATAGTATAGCATAAAAAGCTTGACCCCAGtagtattctttttcattgtataaacctttttaatttacgatttgaatttcattgatcaaagatatactttaattaactatttattgcagggaaccCATAATAACAAGCTTCGCTTTCCAGTTggttcctttttttcctttctgtatatcatatttttgtgttttgctatacattgtaacttttgttaaattttggaatgaaaaaaagaataaatgcaatcaaacaTAGAAGTAATTCCTATATGCCTTAATTTCtaacaaaacacatttttttcctgtGCATTCACTTGTTCAAACTGCTGATTAACTGTAAAATTGTTTAACTTTTTTACCTTTAACATAACATATATACCAAGATACAATCAACGACTAACTTTTCTTTGCTGTTACCAAaactaattttgaattttgaattttccttaTTGGTATCCAAAATGTCAATAATTTTGGCTTGTTTAATTCTTATTTAACGTCATGTTAATACCAACTTAATTATGCATTTAATGAATTACTGTCAGTTGTATGACACATTACAacatataacatattttttttacatctggAACTAAATATGAGGCAACTTTTTtaacttttgtaaaaaaaaaatttactggagcgtcgtggcccagtgaattagtctccggactttgaaatagagggtcgtgggttcaaatcccagccacggcgtaatttccttcagcaaggaattcatccacagtgtgctgcactcgacccaggtgaggtaaatgggtaccggcaggaagtaattcctcaaaaagctgtgtgcaccgagaaggtagcctagcttagccgggtgataatagcagggcccgctgggagaacagttttcggaactgaagtggctaccctgggtaaatatacctttattattattattattatttattaaatgcTTTACTTGCAGAAATACACCAAATAATCCTGAAATCTTTTTGGTGTGCTCACATTTCTACAAGACATTCGTCTTTCGGGTTGTATTATGTCTATGTTTTCTggcatattttgttttgtttcttttgtattttcttcatttgtttttgttggtTCACTTTCTGGAGCCCTCTCTGGCTCTGAATTAATGTCAGGCATAGGGAACACAACTGATGATTCCTCTGAAGGTTCTTCTGGAGGTGTGCCCTCCTTCCTCTCACTGTTGGCATGTTCACTGGATGGGAATACTTCCTCATATGGCCAATATGACGGCGGACAACTCTACCATCAGTCAgttgtacattgtacatgacTTCATTGATGACTTCAAGTACTGTTCCGTAAAGCCATGCTGTACCTGAGCTGAAGTTTTTGACCATCACATGATCATTGATAGTAACGACCCTTTTTTTGCTTCCTCGATCTCCTGTTTTCTCCATGGTAGACTGTTTCCGTCTAACCGATTTGCTTAGATCTGGATGCAAGTTGTCGAGTCTTGTGCGGACTTTCCTCTTGAACATCAGTTCACTGGGCGTCTTTCCTGTTGTTTCCTGTGGTGTGACTCTGTAGGACAACAAAAACCTTTGAAGTTTCTTTTCCAAGTCACTTCCTTGTCCCTTCTTCATTGCTGTTTTTACAGTTTGTACATCCCTCTCTGCAAGACCATTACTGGCTGGGTGCTTGGGTGCTGTCTGGATATGGCTAATACTGTTTTTGTTCATCAGTCAGAGTGGCAAACTCTTCTGAAACAAATTGTGTGCCATTGTCTGTCACCACGGTCTCTGGTAATCCGTGTGTTGCAAACAACCGTCTAAGGGCGACCACTGTTGCATGGGCTGTGGCTCGCTTCACCCGAATAGCTTCGAAACATTTGCTGTGCGCATTTACGACGATCAGGATATCCTCGTCATCAGTGGAGGCATAATCATGGTGGATCCTACTCCATGGCTTCTCAAGAAACTCCCACGGGTGTATGGGTACTGCTGCTAGGCTGTGCTGATTCTGTCGACAGCTTTCACAACATCTCACGTGCTGTTTCAACTGGTTGTCTATCTTGGGCAACCATACGTACGACCTGGTTAGTGACTTCATTTTCACGATATCTGGGTGCGTACTATGCAACTCGTTATGGATTCTATCCTTCATTTGTAGGTTGTCAGGGATGATCACTCTGGATCCCCAAAGGATTATATCATCTTCTATTGACAGCTCGTCCTTCTTACTTGCGAAGGGCTTCAGTTCATctgcagcggcgtaacaggggtcggtggccggggggggggggggaagagccaaaatttcccggtcatatcatggtatgaacaggCGTAATGGTGTAATGAGTCGAATATTTTGAGAAGGCCAGATATCGCGTATCGGGCAgaattcatatttaaaaaaaagttgcgagcgagcaaaaatttcgaccTTTTTActacaaaaatccaagtttgtgatagattttgacatgacatcatccacaaactaatatatttcactcttctctctttagattccttttttgtggtctgtacgccactgtgaaCAGGATTTTTTGCAGCAGTAGCGtgaggagtaaaaaaaaaaagaggggcgCAATATAGCACATGTGCTAAAAAGCTGCTTCatataagtcccgagcgagcgaagcgagcgaaaaaatcacctttttatgTGAATCTAACTTTGAGCTATTTTTTGACATTGTATTTAGTATCATGTCCTACACTTTAcctatgattttcttttctccttttttttttcttgtttgtaaaACTTTTTGGGgccatggcccaacccttccatacGCAGTGCTGTGTACGTGGTTGGGGTacggggcggagcccccggaacttcttgatatcaaagccgTTTAAACGTCGCAGATTGCCGCTATATTTAATCAAATCGCGAGCATATACAGAATATTacttttacacaacacatatATTCAACCCAGTTGCGTAATTAACCAAATgttttgagggggcaaaacatagcaatgtgggaaaaatttgtaaaaagtcgCCAGCGTGCAAAGCGAgctggaaataaaaatattgaaattgaattgcaattatgtgatagattttcCAATTgtattcagcaaataacacatttcattgtttccattcatttcattatacgttgtctcctataatttcttttattttggaACCAAGAACCCCACCCGCGCCTGTATGCCAGTGATTGAACGGGGGAGGCGTAATAGagatatttgaaaattataaatgaaGAGCCCTTACTGCGTGTggtctggggcaaagccccTGCTGCTTATTTGCATTAAATTTAGCAAACTTatagcacaatgttgtatgcagtcCATCTTTCTTCCCGCTCTTTAATATCAATCATCGGCAGCCCGGTTGTgttttcttgtcccttttctttgttttccaatttagcttttgacCAATTCCGTTCTACCTTCGtttcccgctattgtttgccaAATTGTCATCTCTTAATTTATTTCCCACCGTGCTATTGCATTACATAAGCC from Lytechinus variegatus isolate NC3 chromosome 8, Lvar_3.0, whole genome shotgun sequence includes the following:
- the LOC121419512 gene encoding uncharacterized protein K02A2.6-like; the encoded protein is MKSLTRSYVWLPKIDNQLKQHVRCCESCRQNQHSLAAVPIHPWEFLEKPWSRIHHDYASTDDEDILIVVNAHSKCFEAIRVKRATAHATVVALRRLFATHGLPETVVTDNGTQFVSEEFATLTDEQKQY